From the Bdellovibrionota bacterium genome, one window contains:
- a CDS encoding response regulator, with the protein MSEPKKISILFVDDEMDFRNALASSFSRKGYNVLTAPNGKKAFEIIRSQHIDVVVSDIRMPQGDGIELLDRTKEEHHETPIILLVTGFADISTEDAHHKGAEALFSKPFDINTLLDAVERLLTPPEQRWASSSYVQLGKEIQVELQYNNFSTAIESHAVSIGRGGMFINIESHFPNINDQVNFKLTFKDNGVPLNGVGIVRWIRTQNNRKYSSGFGLEFIFLNESERKMIIEYINSRKKLKPFIPNN; encoded by the coding sequence ATGAGTGAACCCAAAAAGATTTCCATCTTATTCGTAGATGATGAAATGGATTTTCGAAATGCCTTGGCCTCTTCATTCAGTAGAAAAGGTTATAATGTTTTAACTGCACCTAATGGCAAAAAAGCTTTTGAAATTATTCGCTCACAACATATCGATGTCGTAGTCTCAGATATTCGAATGCCTCAAGGCGATGGAATCGAACTCCTTGATCGTACCAAAGAAGAGCATCACGAAACGCCAATCATTTTATTGGTGACCGGATTTGCAGATATTTCTACTGAGGATGCTCACCATAAGGGCGCAGAGGCTTTATTCAGCAAACCTTTCGATATAAATACACTTTTAGATGCTGTTGAAAGGCTATTGACTCCCCCAGAACAACGATGGGCGTCTTCCTCATATGTTCAATTGGGTAAAGAAATCCAGGTTGAACTACAGTACAATAATTTTTCTACAGCAATAGAATCACATGCCGTAAGTATTGGTCGTGGGGGAATGTTCATTAACATCGAATCGCACTTTCCCAATATCAATGACCAAGTTAACTTTAAACTTACTTTTAAAGACAACGGAGTTCCTCTCAACGGGGTTGGAATTGTGAGATGGATTCGTACCCAAAACAATAGGAAGTATTCTTCTGGCTTTGGACTTGAGTTTATATTCTTAAATGAATCTGAGAGAAAAATGATTATTGAATATATCAACTCAAGAAAAAAACTTAAGCCATTCATTCCCAATAATTAG
- a CDS encoding ATP-binding protein: MKRFKIKISSFLPKLVRNLHYFGFVIVCFLIYQTHKTSQVSETILKESIQQQKELRNISWLNLLTQRVTILAFSPMVTKDPNAYDQAERIVENLPLLLKVKNENDPDFAIDKMFISQADLVFSQIKQISESGRSNIDNQKELVSLLQKTEELGTELNDQESTRWFDLLAKNTHLLEDLTQRKKQNYLSYGLFLFYLIFLGWLNIRKQAAEQKLLESQINENTERLRSESLQLEKDAAEKANLAKSAFLANMSHELRTPMHGILSFARFGQQKFNLVPQEKLKSYFDEIHDSGSRLMNLLNDLLDLAKLEAGKIEYTMKETSLLPVVSSVTVEMSAFAQEKELKLEVVNNIKEEDKATFDDTRIMQVVRNLLSNAIKFSQKNSVVQIVLNKTSENIVCEVINTGIGIPNSELNSIFDKFAQSSKTKNGAGGTGLGLAICKEIIEQHKGKIWAENLHSGQTKFVFRLPRTTQQF, from the coding sequence ATGAAGCGCTTCAAAATTAAAATTTCATCTTTTTTACCAAAGCTAGTTCGGAATCTACATTATTTTGGATTTGTAATTGTCTGTTTTTTAATCTATCAGACCCATAAAACGTCTCAAGTTTCAGAAACGATCTTGAAAGAATCTATACAGCAACAAAAAGAATTAAGAAATATCTCATGGCTAAACTTACTGACTCAAAGAGTGACCATACTAGCCTTTAGTCCAATGGTGACTAAGGACCCCAATGCTTACGATCAAGCAGAACGGATTGTTGAAAACCTACCTTTGTTATTAAAAGTTAAAAATGAGAATGATCCTGACTTCGCCATAGATAAGATGTTTATCTCGCAGGCTGATTTAGTTTTTAGCCAAATAAAACAAATTTCTGAATCAGGAAGATCCAATATCGACAATCAAAAAGAACTGGTATCTTTACTGCAAAAAACAGAAGAACTCGGAACGGAGCTGAATGACCAAGAGTCTACAAGGTGGTTCGATCTGCTCGCCAAGAACACACATTTGTTGGAAGACCTTACCCAAAGAAAAAAACAAAACTACTTGAGTTATGGTCTATTCCTATTTTATCTCATATTTTTGGGATGGTTGAATATTCGAAAACAAGCTGCTGAGCAGAAATTGTTAGAGAGCCAAATCAACGAAAACACAGAAAGATTGCGCTCAGAAAGCTTACAACTAGAAAAAGATGCTGCTGAGAAAGCAAACCTCGCAAAATCTGCCTTTTTAGCAAACATGTCTCACGAATTACGAACTCCTATGCATGGAATTTTAAGCTTTGCTAGATTTGGACAACAAAAGTTTAATCTTGTTCCCCAAGAAAAACTCAAATCTTATTTTGATGAAATTCATGATAGTGGATCTCGACTTATGAATCTTCTCAATGATCTTTTGGATTTAGCTAAATTGGAAGCCGGAAAAATTGAATATACGATGAAAGAAACATCTCTTCTACCAGTGGTTTCTTCAGTTACAGTTGAAATGAGTGCCTTTGCGCAAGAAAAAGAATTGAAACTTGAAGTTGTAAACAATATTAAAGAAGAAGATAAGGCAACATTTGATGATACACGGATTATGCAGGTGGTAAGAAATCTTCTTTCAAATGCTATTAAGTTCTCTCAAAAAAATTCTGTGGTTCAAATAGTACTCAACAAAACTTCCGAGAATATTGTCTGTGAAGTTATCAATACAGGCATTGGAATTCCAAACTCAGAACTCAATTCCATTTTTGATAAATTCGCTCAAAGCAGTAAAACAAAAAATGGTGCTGGCGGCACGGGTCTTGGTTTAGCCATTTGCAAAGAAATAATAGAACAGCATAAAGGTAAAATATGGGCAGAAAATCTACACTCTGGTCAAACTAAATTTGTTTTTAGATTGCCAAGAACAACCCAGCAGTTTTAA
- a CDS encoding DUF3011 domain-containing protein gives MKRVLLAILAVLISVSAFADPGDRDGRRDRREDRRDDRRDDRRDDRREDRRDDRRDDRRDDRRDDRRDDRRDHRPPHHGGGFFPGNPGHGGGWGPGPVPYYRENIITCESNSSRPNICYTGLYQVQRIDLLRQHSRAPCIAGATYQVRGNSIMVIGGCRATFRVVGR, from the coding sequence ATGAAAAGAGTTTTATTGGCAATTCTTGCGGTACTTATCTCGGTTTCAGCATTTGCTGATCCTGGTGATAGGGATGGCAGACGTGATCGCAGAGAAGATAGACGTGATGATAGAAGAGATGACAGACGCGACGATCGAAGAGAAGATAGACGTGATGATAGAAGAGATGACAGACGCGACGATCGAAGAGATGACAGACGTGATGATAGAAGAGACCATCGCCCACCGCATCACGGCGGAGGATTCTTCCCAGGAAATCCAGGACACGGCGGCGGATGGGGACCAGGCCCAGTTCCATACTATAGAGAAAACATAATCACTTGTGAAAGCAACAGCAGCAGACCAAATATTTGCTACACAGGATTATACCAAGTGCAAAGAATCGATCTGTTAAGACAACATTCGAGAGCTCCATGCATTGCGGGAGCAACTTACCAAGTGAGAGGCAACTCAATCATGGTTATCGGTGGTTGCAGAGCAACATTCCGCGTAGTTGGTAGATAA
- the ggt gene encoding gamma-glutamyltransferase: MHKILAIIFVSLVNFGCQTSNKVILATNNREDKSTVESTGKKFAISTQGRYASIAAKDIFTQGGNIIDAAVAASFVISVERPQSTGIGGGGFMVFRQKDGKSFAIDFRERAPLKATRNMYIRNGKGDTQISQEGILASATPGLVAGLIEIHKKFGSLPLKAVMQPSIDLAEKGFPVYPYLSEALQDTMEVLKKDAEAKKIFLDANGNPWPLGHILVQKDLAQTLRLISENGSKEFYQGSTAKKITSFFAKEKGLITQKDLSAYKVKWRKPVQGKFHDYDVISMPPPSSGGIHVIQFLSFLEKDELKKKGILSTESIHLAASSLQSAFADRAKYPGDPDFVKVPTEELISPKYNEQRRKEVTLDKARKADQVNFGVPSYNESTETTHLSIMDEEGNAVSTTQTINGWFGSAQVVPGTGIVMNNEMDDFSIQPGVANLFGAIGGTSNAIAPKKTPLSSMSPTIIVKDGKAVMSLGAPGGTRIISCVAQTILNYVEYGLSLKDSVSMIRYHHQWKPDVLTIDPPGPSSKVLADLQKMGYDIKLEHVPCHVMAVSKEDGILRAVADPRDIGVGLAQ, from the coding sequence ATGCATAAGATTTTAGCCATCATATTTGTTAGCTTAGTGAACTTCGGCTGCCAGACTTCAAACAAAGTCATACTAGCGACTAACAACAGAGAAGATAAATCAACTGTTGAGTCGACAGGTAAGAAATTTGCGATTTCTACTCAAGGACGTTACGCAAGTATCGCGGCCAAAGACATCTTTACTCAAGGTGGAAATATTATTGATGCTGCTGTCGCCGCCTCTTTTGTGATCTCCGTTGAACGTCCTCAATCGACAGGAATTGGTGGTGGTGGCTTCATGGTATTTAGACAAAAAGATGGGAAATCTTTCGCGATAGATTTTAGAGAACGCGCTCCCCTTAAGGCCACAAGGAATATGTACATTCGAAATGGAAAAGGAGACACGCAAATTTCTCAAGAAGGGATCTTGGCTTCAGCAACTCCAGGATTGGTTGCAGGCCTTATCGAAATTCATAAAAAATTTGGATCCTTACCACTGAAAGCAGTAATGCAACCTTCAATTGATCTCGCTGAAAAAGGATTTCCTGTTTACCCTTATCTTTCAGAGGCACTTCAAGACACCATGGAAGTTCTTAAAAAAGATGCGGAGGCAAAAAAAATATTCTTAGATGCCAACGGCAATCCTTGGCCCTTGGGACATATCTTAGTTCAAAAAGATTTGGCCCAGACTCTTCGCTTGATTTCAGAGAATGGTTCTAAAGAATTTTATCAAGGATCGACGGCTAAAAAAATCACAAGTTTTTTTGCAAAAGAAAAAGGACTTATCACCCAAAAAGATTTAAGTGCCTATAAAGTTAAGTGGAGAAAACCTGTTCAGGGAAAATTTCATGATTACGATGTCATTTCAATGCCTCCTCCTAGTTCAGGAGGAATTCACGTCATTCAATTTTTAAGCTTCTTAGAAAAAGATGAACTAAAAAAGAAAGGTATCCTCTCTACAGAGTCCATTCACTTGGCGGCGTCTTCACTGCAATCTGCTTTTGCAGATCGCGCAAAGTATCCGGGAGATCCAGATTTTGTAAAAGTCCCTACCGAGGAATTGATTTCTCCAAAGTATAACGAGCAAAGAAGAAAAGAAGTAACGCTCGATAAAGCTAGAAAAGCTGATCAAGTGAACTTTGGTGTCCCAAGTTACAATGAATCCACCGAAACTACTCACCTCTCTATTATGGATGAAGAAGGGAATGCGGTGAGCACAACTCAAACTATCAATGGCTGGTTCGGATCTGCACAAGTGGTTCCTGGAACTGGAATTGTAATGAATAATGAGATGGACGACTTTTCTATTCAACCTGGAGTTGCAAATTTATTTGGCGCCATTGGTGGAACATCCAATGCCATTGCTCCCAAGAAAACTCCTTTGAGCAGTATGTCTCCTACAATCATAGTAAAAGATGGAAAAGCAGTTATGAGTTTAGGCGCCCCCGGTGGAACCCGAATCATCAGCTGTGTTGCTCAAACTATTTTGAACTATGTCGAGTACGGTTTGTCTCTCAAAGACTCTGTCTCTATGATCAGGTATCACCATCAATGGAAGCCCGATGTGCTTACGATTGATCCTCCAGGACCAAGTTCGAAAGTTTTAGCTGACCTTCAGAAGATGGGATACGACATAAAGCTTGAACATGTGCCCTGTCATGTGATGGCGGTGTCAAAAGAGGATGGAATTTTACGTGCCGTCGCAGATCCTCGTGATATTGGTGTCGGATTGGCTCAATAA
- a CDS encoding response regulator has product MNLKQKVLIVDDEARNQRIISEVLEGLVDFKVASSGEEALKICEEYVPDLVLLDIMMPGINGYEVCKLIKANPKTKLTKVILVSGKAMIEERIKGYDEGADDYMTKPFIPEELLAKSKVFLRLTAIEKELVEFNASLDEKVKQKTQQLLETEGKLITSAKMSALGEMAGGIAHEINTPLGTIGLLAGQVDGLVLEDPIDVVSISNMLNIIKETVTRIGLIIHSLRTFSRDGSVDDFDSVPVKKIIDSTLMLCNEKLKQNGIEFQMEEIPQDLKIECQQVPISQVLINLINNACDAIELQKEKWIRLSIEDKGDTIALSITDSGNGISKEIAEKIFQPFFTTKEIGKGTGLGLSISKGIINSHKGNLAIDPDCKNTRFILQLPKLRPSK; this is encoded by the coding sequence ATGAACTTAAAGCAAAAAGTACTGATCGTAGATGATGAAGCCCGAAATCAACGCATTATTTCTGAGGTTTTAGAAGGGTTAGTCGACTTTAAAGTAGCCTCTAGCGGCGAAGAGGCTTTAAAAATTTGCGAAGAATATGTGCCAGACCTTGTCCTTTTGGACATCATGATGCCTGGGATTAATGGATATGAGGTTTGTAAACTCATTAAAGCCAATCCAAAAACAAAACTCACAAAAGTGATTTTAGTATCTGGTAAAGCCATGATTGAGGAGAGAATCAAAGGTTACGATGAAGGCGCCGACGATTACATGACAAAGCCTTTTATTCCGGAAGAGCTTTTAGCAAAATCTAAAGTTTTTTTACGCCTCACAGCTATAGAAAAAGAATTAGTAGAATTCAATGCAAGCCTCGATGAAAAAGTTAAGCAAAAAACTCAACAACTACTTGAGACCGAAGGAAAGCTAATAACATCTGCCAAAATGTCTGCTTTAGGAGAAATGGCGGGGGGCATCGCCCATGAGATCAATACTCCACTAGGCACAATAGGATTATTGGCAGGACAGGTTGATGGGCTTGTACTTGAAGATCCAATTGATGTAGTTAGCATTTCTAATATGCTAAATATAATCAAAGAAACTGTTACTCGAATCGGTTTGATAATACATAGCTTAAGAACATTTTCTAGAGATGGGAGTGTTGATGATTTTGATTCAGTTCCAGTTAAAAAAATTATTGATAGCACATTAATGCTTTGTAACGAGAAGTTAAAACAAAACGGCATAGAATTCCAAATGGAAGAGATTCCTCAAGACTTAAAAATTGAATGCCAACAAGTGCCTATTTCTCAAGTACTAATTAATCTGATTAATAACGCCTGCGATGCAATAGAGCTTCAAAAAGAAAAATGGATTCGATTATCCATAGAAGACAAAGGAGATACCATTGCTCTTTCTATAACAGACAGTGGTAATGGTATTTCTAAAGAGATCGCTGAAAAAATATTTCAACCTTTTTTTACAACCAAAGAAATTGGTAAGGGAACTGGCCTTGGCTTAAGTATTTCTAAAGGAATTATAAATTCTCATAAAGGTAATTTAGCTATCGATCCAGATTGCAAAAATACTCGGTTTATTCTTCAACTTCCAAAGTTAAGGCCCTCAAAATGA
- a CDS encoding glutathione peroxidase: MSEQKTVYSFHAKGLNGEDIPLEKFQGKALLIVNVASKCGFTPQYKGLEEIYRKYKDKGFEVLGFPCNQFGAQEPGDAEEIKNFCSLTYDVSFPMFQKVEVNGDEAHPLYQYLKKEEKGILGTEAIKWNFTKFLVDKNGKVIERFAPQAKPEDLGKDIEKVL; encoded by the coding sequence ATGTCAGAACAAAAAACTGTGTATTCGTTTCATGCAAAAGGTCTAAATGGAGAAGATATTCCTCTGGAAAAATTTCAAGGAAAAGCGTTACTCATCGTGAATGTCGCAAGCAAGTGCGGTTTTACACCACAGTATAAAGGCCTCGAAGAAATTTATCGTAAGTATAAAGACAAGGGTTTTGAAGTATTGGGATTCCCATGCAATCAATTTGGCGCACAAGAGCCCGGTGATGCAGAAGAGATAAAAAATTTTTGTAGCTTAACTTATGATGTTTCTTTTCCTATGTTTCAAAAAGTAGAGGTGAATGGTGATGAAGCTCATCCTCTTTACCAATATTTAAAGAAAGAAGAAAAAGGAATTTTAGGAACTGAAGCCATCAAATGGAACTTCACAAAATTCCTAGTAGATAAAAATGGAAAAGTTATAGAAAGATTTGCTCCTCAAGCAAAGCCTGAGGATCTTGGCAAAGATATCGAAAAGGTTTTATAA
- a CDS encoding AbgT family transporter — translation MKKDTQENNHEKLNKITEKSAGKLLKFLDVIERAGNALPHPAILFLLLTGITILLSWIAFNSGMSAIHPIKKEAINTVNLFSIDGLHHIITDMVKNFAGFAPLGSVLVAMLGFSLAEKSGLISTILRVLVLKAPKKLIVPAVLLGGVLSHTAGDVGYIILIPLSGMVFHSVGWNPLAGIACAFAGVSGGFAANLLLSTADPMLSGITQEAAKIIDPSYTVSPLSNWYFMASSSFLIVIIGTLVTNKITIPYLGEYTGDAEKTPLVKLTKLEKKGLLYAGIVFAILTSILLLGLVPAEGFLREKETFSVLNSPVLKGVVAIIFFMGSLTGLAYGFASKTFRSQSDVVNAMQEAMATLAPYLVLVFFASQFISFFNFSNMGMVMAVHGSDYLKDLGLGSFTLMISFIFFTCLLDLVIGSASAKWALMAPIFVPMFMLLGFAPELTQASYRVADSVVNIISPLMSYFPLILAFVNKFNKNAKVGTLLAMMLPYTIAFTIFWSAMIFVWMTFELPLGPVGNLWYKLPTP, via the coding sequence ATGAAAAAAGACACCCAAGAAAACAATCACGAGAAGCTAAACAAAATAACCGAAAAATCTGCTGGAAAACTTTTAAAGTTTTTAGATGTAATCGAGAGAGCGGGGAATGCTCTTCCTCATCCTGCGATTTTATTCTTGCTACTGACTGGAATTACAATTCTACTTTCTTGGATCGCGTTCAACTCTGGAATGTCAGCAATTCATCCGATTAAAAAAGAAGCTATCAATACAGTAAATCTTTTTTCTATTGATGGCCTACATCACATCATTACAGATATGGTAAAGAACTTTGCAGGATTTGCTCCGTTGGGAAGCGTTCTCGTTGCGATGCTTGGATTTAGCTTGGCTGAAAAGAGCGGCTTGATTTCTACTATCCTTAGAGTTTTGGTTTTAAAAGCTCCAAAAAAATTAATTGTACCTGCTGTACTACTAGGCGGAGTTCTTTCACACACTGCTGGTGACGTAGGCTACATCATTTTGATTCCTCTTTCTGGCATGGTTTTCCATAGCGTTGGCTGGAATCCTCTTGCAGGTATTGCTTGTGCCTTTGCCGGTGTTTCTGGTGGTTTTGCTGCAAACTTATTATTAAGTACGGCAGATCCCATGCTTTCTGGTATCACACAAGAGGCGGCAAAGATCATTGACCCAAGCTATACTGTATCACCACTTTCAAACTGGTACTTTATGGCAAGTTCGTCATTTTTGATCGTGATCATTGGAACTCTTGTAACAAATAAAATCACAATTCCTTATCTTGGAGAGTACACAGGTGATGCCGAGAAAACTCCACTTGTGAAACTCACCAAACTTGAAAAGAAAGGCCTTCTCTACGCTGGAATTGTATTTGCAATTCTAACTTCTATTCTTTTATTAGGATTGGTACCAGCAGAAGGGTTTTTAAGAGAAAAAGAAACTTTTAGTGTTCTTAACTCACCCGTTTTAAAAGGTGTTGTTGCGATCATTTTCTTTATGGGATCTCTCACGGGACTTGCTTATGGGTTTGCTTCCAAAACATTCAGAAGTCAAAGTGATGTTGTAAATGCTATGCAAGAGGCAATGGCAACACTTGCTCCTTACCTAGTTCTTGTATTCTTTGCTTCGCAATTCATTTCGTTCTTTAACTTCTCAAATATGGGAATGGTAATGGCTGTTCATGGATCTGATTACTTAAAGGATCTAGGACTTGGTTCATTTACATTGATGATTAGCTTTATCTTCTTCACTTGCTTGCTTGATCTTGTGATTGGAAGTGCTTCTGCCAAGTGGGCCTTGATGGCGCCGATCTTTGTTCCAATGTTCATGCTTTTAGGATTTGCACCCGAATTGACTCAAGCTTCCTATAGAGTAGCAGACTCCGTGGTGAATATTATTTCTCCACTGATGTCTTACTTCCCTCTCATCTTGGCTTTTGTAAATAAATTCAATAAAAACGCAAAAGTAGGAACTCTTCTTGCGATGATGCTTCCCTACACTATTGCATTTACCATTTTCTGGTCAGCGATGATTTTTGTATGGATGACATTCGAGCTTCCACTCGGCCCTGTTGGAAATCTCTGGTACAAGCTTCCAACTCCGTAA
- a CDS encoding HD domain-containing phosphohydrolase codes for MKPRILIVEDDKSFRDALSAILARNYSVTAAENGKVAKSILSIQDVDLVISDIQMPFFTGVDLLEWIKQTKPCPVILMTGFSHLLEMKRADELGADDFLSKPFSDTELKEKIEKILGVLKPAENKEEVKPPEVDFFKVPIEDFVSQKETSCPVFIKLNNDKYIKIAHKGGKIPEEKINLFKDKGIAYLYVTKEDFPSFVGFTVQITKALAGNSNINAEKKNRFLKYTGELLSQQIFSPSFDQTSCQHAKDFLQSSLNIIAEDDETGSILMGLNDHTDFLYAHSLGVSAMSVLIAKKMGWESGAILFKLAFAGLFHDIGKKELPKSLLEKQRFQFTAEEVKLYESHTVRGKEILDSLKNAPSESVAVAYEHHESAVGNGYPRSVDHSKLHPFSKIVNVANVFCNYAIRSYPDQKILTAQEAISKMQTNKVFEIDKQAFQALISLIKKPSA; via the coding sequence ATGAAACCGAGAATACTTATTGTAGAAGATGATAAATCTTTTAGAGATGCTTTAAGTGCAATTCTAGCTAGAAATTATAGTGTAACAGCCGCTGAAAACGGTAAGGTTGCTAAATCTATATTATCCATTCAAGATGTAGACTTGGTCATTTCAGATATCCAAATGCCATTTTTTACGGGCGTAGATCTCTTAGAGTGGATTAAGCAAACTAAACCTTGTCCCGTTATTCTTATGACAGGATTTTCTCATCTATTAGAAATGAAAAGGGCTGATGAGCTTGGTGCTGATGATTTCTTATCAAAACCTTTTAGTGATACAGAGTTAAAAGAAAAAATTGAAAAAATATTGGGTGTTTTAAAGCCTGCAGAAAATAAAGAAGAAGTAAAGCCGCCTGAGGTTGACTTTTTTAAAGTACCGATCGAAGATTTTGTCTCTCAAAAAGAAACTTCGTGTCCTGTTTTTATTAAACTAAATAACGACAAATACATAAAAATTGCTCACAAAGGTGGGAAAATTCCCGAAGAAAAAATTAATCTATTTAAAGATAAGGGTATTGCATATTTATATGTCACGAAAGAAGACTTTCCATCATTCGTGGGGTTTACGGTTCAGATCACCAAGGCTCTTGCAGGCAATAGCAATATTAACGCTGAAAAGAAAAATCGATTTTTAAAATACACAGGAGAGCTGTTATCGCAGCAAATATTTTCTCCGAGTTTTGATCAAACCTCTTGCCAGCATGCTAAAGATTTTCTTCAATCCAGTTTAAATATCATTGCTGAGGATGATGAAACGGGAAGTATCCTAATGGGGTTGAATGATCACACAGACTTTCTTTATGCTCATAGCTTAGGGGTCTCTGCAATGTCAGTTTTAATAGCTAAGAAAATGGGCTGGGAAAGTGGTGCTATACTATTTAAGTTGGCTTTCGCAGGCCTATTTCATGATATCGGGAAAAAAGAACTTCCAAAGAGTCTATTAGAAAAACAAAGGTTTCAATTTACTGCTGAAGAAGTAAAGTTATATGAAAGTCATACAGTTAGAGGAAAAGAGATATTGGACAGTCTTAAAAATGCTCCCAGTGAATCTGTGGCCGTGGCATATGAACATCATGAAAGTGCCGTCGGAAATGGTTATCCTCGTTCTGTAGACCATTCGAAACTTCATCCATTTTCAAAAATAGTTAATGTTGCAAATGTTTTTTGCAATTATGCCATTAGAAGCTATCCAGATCAAAAAATTCTTACAGCCCAAGAGGCGATCAGTAAGATGCAGACAAACAAAGTTTTTGAAATTGATAAACAAGCCTTTCAAGCCCTGATTAGTCTTATAAAAAAACCATCAGCATAA
- a CDS encoding LemA family protein: MMSFGALIFVLIVGIVFFSMGINIYNGMISLRNQVERAWSNIDVILKQRFDEIPQLIQVIEQYAKYEAGLLEKIAEARKHYGEANSVTDKIKASQEMSFALKGIIAIGEAYPELKANQNFVQLQSRVSNLESMLADRREAYNEAVTNFNTRIDQFPDVFVAKLLNYQRQDFFNVEESEKIKPSLEMNMPKFGKGA, encoded by the coding sequence ATGATGTCGTTCGGTGCTTTAATATTTGTTTTAATTGTCGGAATTGTATTTTTCTCGATGGGGATCAATATCTATAACGGAATGATCAGCCTCAGAAATCAAGTTGAAAGAGCATGGTCAAATATTGATGTGATTTTAAAACAACGATTTGATGAAATCCCTCAATTGATCCAAGTGATCGAGCAATATGCGAAATACGAAGCTGGTTTATTAGAAAAAATCGCAGAAGCACGTAAACATTACGGTGAAGCAAATTCAGTCACAGATAAAATCAAGGCTTCGCAAGAAATGAGTTTTGCCCTCAAAGGCATTATCGCAATTGGTGAAGCTTACCCTGAATTAAAGGCAAATCAAAATTTTGTGCAACTTCAATCTAGAGTTTCAAATCTGGAAAGTATGCTCGCAGATAGAAGAGAAGCTTATAACGAAGCTGTAACAAACTTCAATACGCGTATCGATCAATTTCCAGACGTGTTTGTCGCAAAACTTTTGAACTATCAAAGACAAGATTTTTTTAACGTGGAAGAGTCTGAAAAAATTAAACCATCACTCGAGATGAATATGCCGAAATTTGGAAAAGGCGCTTAA
- a CDS encoding NAD(P)/FAD-dependent oxidoreductase, producing the protein MKQTQVVVVGAGFAGINAVKILKNNQDVHITLIDRRNYHLFQPLLYQVATAGLSPADIATPIRSVFSDQKNVTVYLGNVERVDLKNKTIYGSDKPLSYDYLILACGAKHSYFGHNEWEEFSPGLKTLEQATEIRRRILLAFEDAEKETDIEKQKQLLTFVIVGGGPTGVELAGAIAEISRYTLEKDFRNIDPARTRVILIEAGNRVLAAFSEKMSKRAARDLEQLGVQIWTSSRVSKVNAESVELGSEVIRAKTILWAAGVLPSSLGKTLGTPLDPQGRVMVEKDLSLPNYPEVFVLGDQAHFDEKGKPLPGLAPVAIQQGKHAAKNIIRKLQNKPTEPFRYLDKGITATIGRKKAVLQVNNIQFGGFFAWAAWLFIHIYYLIGFKNRFIVFFQWAWSYMTLKRGARLIVDKEWRSTK; encoded by the coding sequence ATGAAGCAAACACAAGTTGTTGTTGTCGGCGCAGGCTTTGCGGGCATCAACGCAGTAAAAATTCTAAAAAATAATCAAGACGTTCATATTACTCTCATTGACCGAAGAAATTATCATTTGTTCCAACCGCTACTGTATCAAGTAGCCACGGCAGGACTTTCTCCTGCGGACATCGCTACGCCAATTCGTTCCGTATTTTCTGATCAAAAAAATGTTACTGTATATCTAGGTAATGTTGAACGCGTCGATTTAAAAAATAAAACCATTTATGGTAGCGATAAGCCTCTCTCTTATGATTATCTCATTCTAGCTTGCGGCGCTAAGCACAGTTATTTTGGCCATAATGAATGGGAAGAGTTTTCTCCAGGCCTTAAAACTTTAGAGCAAGCTACCGAGATCAGAAGAAGAATTTTGCTCGCATTTGAAGATGCGGAAAAAGAAACGGATATAGAAAAACAAAAACAACTTCTTACTTTTGTCATTGTTGGTGGCGGACCCACAGGAGTTGAACTTGCTGGAGCCATAGCTGAGATCAGTCGCTATACTTTAGAAAAAGATTTTAGAAATATTGATCCTGCAAGAACTCGCGTGATTCTTATTGAAGCCGGCAATCGAGTCTTGGCTGCATTTTCAGAAAAAATGTCAAAACGCGCCGCTCGAGATTTGGAACAACTTGGTGTTCAGATATGGACATCGTCTCGCGTTTCAAAAGTGAATGCAGAAAGCGTTGAACTTGGAAGCGAAGTGATCAGAGCAAAAACCATTCTTTGGGCAGCTGGAGTTTTGCCTTCGAGCTTAGGAAAAACCTTGGGCACTCCCCTTGATCCTCAAGGTCGCGTGATGGTGGAAAAAGATTTGTCTTTACCTAATTATCCAGAAGTTTTTGTTTTAGGTGATCAGGCTCATTTTGATGAAAAAGGAAAGCCCTTGCCAGGTCTTGCGCCAGTTGCCATACAACAAGGCAAACATGCAGCAAAAAATATTATAAGAAAACTACAAAATAAACCTACAGAACCTTTCCGTTACTTAGATAAAGGAATTACTGCAACCATTGGCCGTAAAAAGGCTGTTCTTCAGGTGAACAATATCCAATTTGGCGGATTCTTTGCCTGGGCAGCTTGGCTCTTTATTCATATTTATTATTTAATAGGTTTCAAGAATCGCTTTATTGTTTTTTTCCAATGGGCGTGGTCTTATATGACTTTAAAGCGCGGCGCCCGATTGATAGTTGACAAGGAATGGAGATCCACAAAATGA